One genomic window of Solanum stenotomum isolate F172 chromosome 9, ASM1918654v1, whole genome shotgun sequence includes the following:
- the LOC125877484 gene encoding uncharacterized protein LOC125877484, translating to MSVEEYPLKFIRLSKYAPSLVSNPSDEMSRYVMGISDLVEEECRTTMLHNYMDISSLMVYTQSIEESKLKRKGRELKRGRSDEKGQPRFNKRAPNQDSSSAPKFNEEKGGGSQFSKPLCTTCGKMHHRKCLAGTSGCYGCGKHDHQVRNCPTLIARGKEAKQASYVGLDPNSLKKNHFYVLEANKDKRANPDKGTSMF from the coding sequence atgagtgtggAAGAGTACCCCTTGAAATTTATTCGTTTGTCAAAGTATGCTCCATccttggtgtctaaccctagtgatgagatgagtaggtatgTGATGGGTATATCCGacctagttgaggaagagtgCCGTACGACGATGCTCCATAATTATATGGACATTTCTAGTCTTATGGTGTATactcaatctattgaggagtccaaacttaagaggaagGGTAGGGAGTTGAAAAGGGGTAGGTCCGATGAGAaaggtcaacctaggttcaatAAAAGAGCTcctaaccaagattcttcaagtgcTCCTAAGTTCAATGAGGAGAAAGGTGGTGGATCTCAATTTTCTAAACCTCTTTGCACCACTTGTGGGAAGATGCATCATAGaaagtgcctagccggtactagtgggtgttatggttgtggaaagCATGATCATCAAGTGAGAAATTGTCCTACTCTTATCGCTAGGGGAAAGGAGGCCAAACAAGCTTCTTATGTTGGCCTGGATCCTAATTCTCTAAAGAAGAACCATTTCTATGTTCTTGAAGCTAACAAGGACAAAAGAGCTAATCCGGATAAAGGTACCAGTATGTTTTAG